The proteins below come from a single Edaphobacter acidisoli genomic window:
- a CDS encoding prephenate dehydrogenase yields MMERVLIVGTGLIGASVGLALRSAGFVGRIDGWDQSSLELAAAEQMGAIDGKAASREAALQIARVADVIVLAVPVLAIKDWMQALAPIVGAGQLITDVGSTKLEIRELAAKLYGGDGRAVFLPGHPMAGKESGGAMLAEAGLFDGAMWLFTPLSEKPTAAEKEWRGWIGCFGTRSLDMDAARHDEICAWVSHLPQMLSTALAALLEDTFADAAEISAIGGRALRETTRLGASPYSMWRDVAMTNTKPIADTLLALEQRLTHLRENLRTPELREEFELANQFRRRR; encoded by the coding sequence ATGATGGAACGGGTTCTGATCGTTGGCACAGGGCTGATTGGCGCCTCAGTGGGGCTTGCCCTGCGGTCGGCGGGCTTCGTGGGTCGCATCGATGGCTGGGACCAGAGCTCGCTGGAGCTTGCCGCTGCAGAGCAGATGGGCGCTATCGATGGCAAGGCCGCCAGTCGCGAGGCTGCGCTTCAGATTGCGCGTGTTGCCGACGTGATTGTGCTGGCTGTGCCGGTGCTTGCAATCAAGGACTGGATGCAGGCGCTGGCGCCGATCGTTGGCGCCGGGCAGCTCATCACAGACGTTGGCAGCACAAAGCTCGAGATCAGAGAGCTGGCAGCGAAGCTTTATGGAGGCGATGGTCGCGCGGTCTTTCTGCCGGGCCATCCAATGGCGGGCAAGGAGTCCGGCGGCGCTATGCTGGCGGAGGCCGGGCTGTTCGACGGCGCGATGTGGCTGTTCACGCCTCTTTCGGAAAAGCCGACTGCTGCGGAGAAGGAGTGGCGGGGTTGGATCGGCTGCTTCGGCACGCGTTCGCTCGACATGGATGCTGCGCGGCACGATGAGATCTGCGCGTGGGTAAGCCATCTGCCGCAGATGCTCTCGACGGCGCTGGCAGCTCTGCTAGAAGACACGTTCGCCGATGCAGCGGAGATTAGTGCAATCGGCGGCCGCGCGCTGCGCGAGACGACGCGGCTGGGCGCGAGCCCGTACAGCATGTGGCGCGATGTAGCGATGACCAACACGAAGCCGATTGCCGACACGCTGCTGGCGCTCGAGCAGAGGTTGACACATCTGCGCGAAAACCTGCGCACGCCTGAGCTGCGCGAAGAGTTTGAGCTGGCAAATCAGTTCCGGCGACGGCGGTAA
- the trpA gene encoding tryptophan synthase subunit alpha — MAIEFKKKPGIVAYLTAGDPDLAATREIALAAIDNGADVIELGVPFSDPLADGPVIQRASERAVARGTRLVDVLALAKELRAARPSAGLVLFSYLNPVVRMGMRTFTERAAEAGADGVLLTDMIVEEAGEYLEAMHANKLAPVFLAAPTSPDARLKAIAEVSQGFVYAISRVGITGTQQKVASDAPELVARLRKFTKLPIAVGFGISTPEHVRAVGEFADAAVIGSALVALIEKTGADGAAAAVGKFIREVRG; from the coding sequence ATGGCGATTGAGTTTAAGAAGAAGCCAGGAATTGTTGCGTATCTGACCGCGGGTGATCCTGATCTTGCGGCGACGAGAGAAATTGCGCTGGCGGCGATTGATAACGGCGCGGATGTGATTGAACTGGGCGTGCCCTTCAGCGATCCGCTTGCGGATGGGCCGGTGATTCAGCGGGCGAGCGAGCGGGCCGTTGCGCGTGGAACGCGGCTGGTGGATGTGCTTGCTCTTGCGAAGGAGCTGCGCGCGGCGCGTCCTTCAGCAGGGCTGGTGCTGTTCTCGTACCTGAACCCCGTGGTACGGATGGGGATGCGGACGTTCACGGAGCGCGCTGCCGAGGCGGGTGCGGACGGAGTGCTTTTGACCGATATGATCGTCGAAGAGGCGGGCGAATACCTCGAAGCGATGCACGCGAACAAGCTTGCTCCGGTGTTTCTGGCCGCACCGACGAGCCCCGATGCACGGTTGAAGGCAATCGCCGAAGTCTCTCAGGGATTTGTCTACGCTATCTCGCGCGTGGGAATTACGGGCACGCAGCAGAAGGTGGCGAGCGACGCGCCGGAGCTGGTGGCGCGCCTCAGAAAGTTCACGAAGCTGCCGATCGCCGTGGGATTTGGCATCTCGACGCCCGAGCATGTGCGCGCCGTAGGCGAGTTTGCCGATGCGGCTGTGATCGGCAGCGCGCTGGTGGCGCTGATTGAAAAAACCGGCGCGGACGGAGCCGCGGCAGCCGTAGGCAAGTTCATCCGGGAGGTGCGCGGGTGA
- a CDS encoding chorismate mutase has translation MEISDWRKKIDELDEQIVRLINQRAEAARAIGELKRVSDLPVYEPRREQIVFDHVRSVNAGPLADAEIQHVYERIIDVMRTLQRRDA, from the coding sequence ATGGAGATCTCCGACTGGCGGAAGAAGATTGATGAGCTCGATGAGCAGATTGTGCGGCTCATCAACCAACGCGCAGAGGCGGCGCGGGCGATTGGAGAGCTCAAACGCGTGTCGGACCTTCCCGTTTATGAGCCCAGGCGCGAACAGATCGTGTTTGACCACGTTCGTTCCGTCAATGCTGGACCTCTGGCGGACGCCGAGATTCAGCACGTGTATGAGCGCATCATCGACGTGATGCGGACTCTGCAACGACGGGACGCCTAG
- a CDS encoding RelA/SpoT family protein produces MVPANSVPSGAGVESRVEDETKSRDLAVGPNGAGPEVALPQGISPTAGAVLPEESVVPNSAASRLTGLSPDEIKTIDNKFEKVLATVHENRPGDDLEIIRKAWAFCLEHHEGQKRASGEPYVIHPLEVAQVLAELKMDSTAIAAGLLHDAVEDTDVTSPEIAKRFGDQVAHIVEGVTKLDKIKFANREDHQAENIRKMLLAMVTDVRVVIIKLADRLHNMRTLEHLKPEKQQKIAKETLDIYAPLAHRLGMGKLRGELEDLAFRYTDPYGYERVSHEVDALRGAGEEFLEKIGTQLEAKLKEFKIKGRVEWRIKRLYSIQQKLNDQKIPVDQVYDLLAVRVICTTVQDCYALLGLLHSIWRPVPGRIKDFIAMPRPNMYQSLHTTLIAEGGHQFEVQIRTEEMHRVAEEGIAAHWKYKADDNVSAKDEQRLAWVRQLMEWQREMSDPNEFMSTLKIDLYPEEVYTFTPKGKVVVLPKDASPVDFAYAIHTQVGDTTVGAKVNGRIVPLRTRLRNGDIVEIITQTGHAPSRDWLSFVKSSRARNKIKHWLNEHQRERAVEIGRKLIEREARKYKVALTKFGETDYVRVAGEYGLGTHADLLSAVGFGKYSARQVLNKLEPGATASPEPAAPEAGVGNALGQMSEAVKRVFFGKGSESLQVEGKDDLLVYRARCCNPIRGEEIIGYVTRGKGVAVHARSCPNVQNLLYESDRRIQVEWAPTPTEPGTVKQQTYPVKLSVTCENRTGMLKEFTAIISDDGTNIRSVDTRDVDDGNAVVDFVVETVDLRHLNRLVERLRRVPGVLDVQRAQKI; encoded by the coding sequence ATGGTTCCCGCAAATTCAGTCCCATCGGGGGCTGGCGTCGAGTCGCGCGTTGAGGATGAGACGAAATCTCGGGATTTGGCCGTTGGGCCAAATGGAGCCGGGCCGGAAGTGGCTCTTCCGCAAGGGATTTCGCCGACTGCTGGCGCGGTGTTGCCAGAAGAGTCTGTAGTGCCGAATTCGGCTGCTTCGCGTCTGACGGGGCTTTCACCTGACGAGATCAAGACCATCGATAACAAGTTTGAGAAGGTGCTGGCGACGGTCCACGAGAACCGGCCGGGGGATGATCTCGAAATCATTCGCAAGGCGTGGGCGTTTTGTCTCGAACATCATGAGGGTCAGAAGCGCGCGAGCGGCGAACCGTATGTGATTCATCCGCTCGAAGTGGCGCAGGTGTTAGCCGAGCTGAAGATGGACTCGACGGCGATTGCGGCCGGGCTGCTGCATGATGCTGTCGAAGACACAGATGTGACTTCGCCGGAGATTGCGAAGCGGTTTGGCGACCAGGTGGCGCACATCGTTGAAGGTGTGACGAAGCTGGACAAGATCAAATTTGCCAACCGCGAGGACCATCAGGCGGAGAACATTCGCAAGATGCTGCTGGCCATGGTGACGGACGTGCGCGTGGTCATCATCAAGCTGGCCGACCGGCTGCACAACATGCGCACGCTGGAGCACTTGAAGCCCGAGAAGCAGCAGAAGATTGCAAAGGAGACGCTGGACATCTACGCTCCGCTGGCGCACCGGCTCGGCATGGGCAAGCTGCGCGGCGAGCTGGAAGACCTCGCGTTTCGGTATACCGATCCTTACGGATACGAGCGCGTGTCGCATGAGGTCGATGCGCTGCGTGGCGCTGGCGAAGAGTTCCTTGAAAAGATTGGCACGCAGCTTGAAGCGAAGCTCAAAGAATTCAAGATCAAGGGCCGCGTTGAGTGGAGAATCAAGCGGCTCTATTCGATCCAGCAAAAACTGAACGATCAGAAAATTCCTGTAGACCAGGTATACGACCTGCTGGCCGTGCGGGTCATCTGCACGACGGTGCAGGACTGCTATGCGCTGCTCGGCCTGCTGCACTCGATATGGCGGCCGGTGCCGGGCAGGATCAAAGACTTTATCGCGATGCCGCGGCCGAATATGTATCAGTCGCTGCATACGACGCTGATTGCCGAAGGCGGCCATCAGTTTGAGGTGCAAATTCGCACCGAGGAGATGCATCGCGTCGCCGAAGAGGGCATTGCAGCGCACTGGAAGTACAAGGCCGACGACAACGTCAGCGCAAAGGACGAGCAGCGGCTGGCGTGGGTGCGGCAGTTGATGGAGTGGCAGCGCGAGATGTCCGACCCCAACGAGTTCATGTCGACACTCAAAATCGACCTGTACCCGGAGGAGGTCTACACCTTCACCCCGAAGGGCAAGGTCGTAGTGTTGCCCAAGGACGCAAGCCCAGTCGATTTCGCCTACGCGATTCACACGCAGGTAGGCGACACGACAGTCGGCGCGAAGGTAAATGGGCGCATCGTGCCGCTGCGGACACGGCTGCGCAACGGCGATATCGTCGAGATCATCACGCAGACCGGCCACGCGCCGAGCCGCGACTGGCTGAGCTTCGTGAAGAGCTCGCGAGCACGCAACAAGATCAAGCACTGGCTCAACGAACACCAGCGCGAGCGCGCCGTGGAGATTGGCCGAAAGCTGATCGAGCGTGAGGCGCGCAAGTACAAGGTCGCACTCACGAAGTTCGGCGAAACAGACTATGTGCGCGTGGCTGGCGAGTACGGTTTGGGCACGCACGCGGATCTGCTCTCTGCGGTTGGCTTTGGGAAGTACTCCGCACGGCAGGTGTTGAACAAGCTCGAACCCGGCGCCACGGCCTCTCCTGAACCGGCTGCGCCCGAGGCCGGCGTAGGCAACGCGCTGGGCCAGATGTCCGAGGCAGTGAAGCGCGTCTTCTTCGGCAAAGGTTCGGAGTCGCTGCAAGTCGAGGGCAAGGACGACCTACTCGTGTACCGCGCGCGCTGTTGTAACCCGATTCGCGGCGAAGAGATTATCGGCTACGTTACGCGCGGCAAGGGCGTAGCGGTCCACGCGCGAAGCTGTCCAAATGTGCAGAACCTGCTGTACGAGTCCGACCGCAGAATTCAGGTCGAGTGGGCGCCGACACCAACAGAGCCAGGAACAGTGAAGCAGCAAACCTACCCTGTGAAACTGTCCGTGACCTGCGAAAACCGCACGGGGATGCTCAAAGAGTTCACCGCAATCATCTCCGACGATGGAACCAATATCCGCAGTGTGGACACGCGCGATGTCGACGATGGCAACGCCGTCGTCGACTTTGTCGTCGAGACAGTGGACCTCCGCCACCTGAATCGTCTGGTGGAACGGCTCAGGCGCGTGCCAGGTGTGCTCGACGTGCAGCGCGCACAGAAGATTTAG
- the aroF gene encoding 3-deoxy-7-phosphoheptulonate synthase — protein MIVAMQDHATEENIQHVIERMVELGFNVHRTTGEIQTILAGVGTPSHFDVNEFKVLTGVQDAYRISSPYKLAGRGFRPEGTKITFPNGVVVGNEEVVVMAGPCSVESRAQILDSAKKVKAAGAKFLRGGAFKPRSSPYSFQGMGLEGLKLLREVADETGLLVITEVMEISQIEVMLPYIDCFQIGARNMQNFNLLRELGHVRKPCLLKRGIAATIEEVLLSAEYILSGGNYDLMLCERGVRTFETYTRNTMDISAIPVLKKLTHLPVLGDPSHGVGIRDLVPPMALAAVAAGADGLLMEMHPDPEKAMSDGAQSLYPEQLEKLMAQLRKLAPVVGRKIA, from the coding sequence ATGATCGTAGCGATGCAGGACCATGCAACTGAAGAGAATATTCAACACGTCATCGAGCGGATGGTGGAGCTTGGCTTCAACGTCCACAGAACAACCGGCGAAATCCAGACAATCCTTGCGGGCGTAGGGACGCCGTCACACTTTGACGTAAACGAGTTCAAGGTGCTGACCGGGGTGCAGGATGCGTACCGCATCTCGTCGCCATACAAGCTCGCCGGCCGCGGCTTCCGCCCCGAGGGCACAAAGATTACCTTCCCGAATGGCGTCGTCGTGGGCAACGAAGAGGTTGTCGTCATGGCCGGGCCGTGCTCGGTCGAATCGCGCGCGCAGATCTTGGACAGCGCGAAGAAGGTGAAGGCCGCGGGTGCGAAGTTCCTGCGCGGAGGCGCGTTCAAGCCCCGCAGTTCGCCGTACAGCTTCCAGGGCATGGGCCTCGAAGGCCTGAAGCTGCTGCGCGAAGTTGCCGACGAGACCGGGCTGCTGGTCATCACTGAAGTGATGGAGATATCGCAGATCGAGGTGATGTTGCCTTACATCGACTGCTTCCAGATCGGCGCGCGCAACATGCAGAACTTCAACCTGCTCCGCGAGCTGGGCCACGTGCGCAAGCCATGTCTGCTGAAGCGCGGCATCGCGGCGACAATTGAAGAGGTCCTCTTGAGCGCGGAGTACATTCTCTCCGGCGGCAACTACGACCTGATGCTGTGCGAGCGCGGCGTCCGCACGTTCGAGACCTACACGCGCAACACGATGGACATCTCGGCGATTCCGGTGCTGAAGAAGTTGACGCACCTGCCAGTGCTTGGCGACCCATCGCACGGCGTGGGCATCCGCGACCTGGTGCCACCGATGGCGCTGGCCGCTGTGGCTGCCGGCGCAGACGGCCTGCTGATGGAGATGCATCCGGACCCGGAGAAGGCGATGAGCGACGGCGCGCAAAGCTTGTATCCTGAACAATTGGAGAAGCTGATGGCGCAGTTGCGGAAGCTGGCGCCAGTGGTCGGGCGGAAGATTGCTTAG
- the trpB gene encoding tryptophan synthase subunit beta, with translation MSTTATIVNPARSVAGRFGAYGGRYVPETLMAALEELEAAYNAAREDAAFQAELDDLLRNYCGRPTPLYFAKRLTEQCGGAKIYLKREDLLHTGAHKINNALGQGLLARRMGKHRIIAETGAGQHGVATATVCALLGMECVIYMGEEDMRRQELNVYRMRLLGAEVRGVAAGSATLKDAINEAMRDWVTNVRTTYYILGSALGAHPYPTMVRDFHRVISREAKAQMLEREGKLPTAIVACVGGGSNAIGAFYEFLGDKNVQLIGVEAGGRGPKLGEHAARFQKVDGGVPGVLQGTYSYVLQDENGQVATTHSVSAGLDYASVGPEHAMLHDTGRATYTSCTDDAALKATVTLSRTEGILPALESAHAVAEAIRLAPTMAKTDVLMVNLSGRGDKDMGILSRELKIQGV, from the coding sequence ATGAGTACGACAGCGACGATAGTGAATCCAGCGCGGTCGGTGGCTGGACGGTTTGGAGCGTACGGCGGGCGGTATGTGCCGGAGACGCTGATGGCGGCGCTTGAGGAGCTGGAAGCAGCGTACAACGCGGCCAGGGAAGACGCAGCGTTTCAGGCAGAGCTGGACGATCTGCTCAGGAACTACTGCGGGCGGCCGACGCCGCTCTACTTCGCCAAACGGCTGACGGAGCAGTGTGGCGGCGCGAAGATCTACCTGAAGCGCGAAGACCTGCTCCACACCGGCGCGCACAAGATCAACAACGCCCTCGGCCAGGGGCTGCTGGCGCGGCGGATGGGCAAGCACCGTATCATCGCCGAGACGGGCGCGGGGCAGCACGGCGTGGCCACGGCCACCGTCTGCGCGCTGCTGGGCATGGAGTGCGTCATCTACATGGGCGAAGAGGACATGCGGCGGCAGGAGCTGAACGTCTACCGGATGCGTCTGCTGGGCGCTGAGGTGCGCGGCGTGGCGGCGGGGTCGGCGACACTGAAGGACGCGATCAACGAAGCGATGCGCGACTGGGTCACGAATGTGCGGACAACGTACTACATCCTCGGCTCGGCGCTTGGCGCACATCCTTACCCGACGATGGTGCGGGACTTTCACCGCGTCATCAGCCGCGAGGCGAAGGCGCAGATGCTCGAGCGCGAGGGCAAGCTGCCAACCGCGATCGTCGCGTGCGTAGGCGGTGGCTCGAACGCCATTGGCGCGTTCTACGAATTTCTTGGCGACAAGAATGTGCAACTCATTGGCGTCGAAGCTGGCGGACGCGGGCCAAAGCTGGGCGAACACGCGGCGCGTTTCCAGAAGGTAGACGGCGGCGTGCCAGGCGTACTGCAAGGAACATACAGCTACGTCCTGCAGGATGAGAACGGCCAGGTGGCAACAACGCACTCAGTAAGCGCGGGTCTCGACTACGCGAGCGTAGGCCCGGAACACGCGATGCTGCACGACACAGGCCGCGCCACCTACACATCATGCACGGACGACGCGGCGTTGAAGGCTACGGTAACGCTCTCGCGCACAGAAGGCATCCTGCCCGCGCTCGAAAGCGCACACGCAGTCGCCGAAGCCATTCGTCTTGCTCCCACAATGGCGAAGACGGATGTCCTGATGGTGAATCTGTCAGGACGAGGCGATAAGGACATGGGGATTTTGTCGAGAGAGCTGAAGATACAGGGCGTATAG